From Helicoverpa armigera isolate CAAS_96S chromosome 19, ASM3070526v1, whole genome shotgun sequence, one genomic window encodes:
- the LOC135118217 gene encoding uncharacterized protein LOC135118217, giving the protein MHNFDTERFIIEIQSRPSIWDNSSSDYSDRDLKKKCWEEVVDLFGEQEQTVEQKKSFGLVLQKRWKSIRSCYAREVKRQRNVKSGSGATNRKSEYIYFKQLQFLQKVVAIREEGEEKNSESTEVGERPKKVTNKRKLAVDDDPFIQALNNSIEQRRRETTEQRLRETAEVDEDRLFLLSLLSTLKNLPPQIKMATKIKMLTLLNDASGFSGNRTFDYTGPSFRNSPEINPGGRMMSHDTYHPGYSTQRQVIATEYPGPSYRTNTNYQNEPITSSPNSPYNSMNTMTYASSPSDTNDSQDSEPLMDLYST; this is encoded by the exons ATGCATAATTTCGATACAGAAAGGTTTATTATCGAAATTCAAAGTAGACCATCAATTTGGGATAATTCCTCGTCAGATTATTCCGATAGAgatttgaaaaagaaatgttgGGAGGAAGTTGTAGATTTATTTGGAGAACAGGAGCAAACCGTTGAACAAAAAAAGAGCTTTG gGTTAGTGTTGCAAAAAAGGTGGAAAAGCATCAGATCATGCTATGCGCGGGAAGTCAAACGCCAAAGAAATGTTAAGTCCGGGTCTGGAGCCACTAACCGCAAAAGcgaatatatatattttaagcaGTTACAGTTTCTACAAAAAGTAGTAGCTATCAGAGAAGAAGGTGAAGAAAAAAATTCGGAGAGCACTGAAGTAGGCGAGCGAccaaaaaaagttacaaacaaacgtAAACTAGCAGTAGACGATGATCCTTTTATTCAAgcattaaataattcaattgaGCAAAGACGCCGTGAGACAACAGAGCAGAGACTACGCGAGACAGCTGAGGTTGACGAAGATCGGCTATTTTTGCTTTCATTGTTGAGCACATTAAAAAATCTACCTCCTCAAATTAAAATGGCTACCAAAATAAAGATGCTAACTTTGTTGAACGATGCGTCAGGTTTTTCTGGTAACAGGACGTTTGATTATACTGGTCCGTCTTTTCGGAATTCTCCAGAAATTAATCCAGGTGGCAGGATGATGAGTCATGACACCTACCATCCTGGTTATTCGACGCAACGGCAAGTGATTGCTACTGAATATCCTGGACCAAGTTATAGGACAAACACGAATTATCAGAATGAACCTATCACAAGTAGTCCTAATTCCCCATATAATTCTATGAATACAATGACATATGCAAGTTCTCCAAGCGACACAAATGATTCACAGGACTCAGAACCACTTATGGATCTATATAGCACTTAA